The following nucleotide sequence is from Vitis vinifera cultivar Pinot Noir 40024 chromosome 14, ASM3070453v1.
agtttaccAAACAAGTTTattattaataagaaaaaaactttaattaaaaataatgcttttggaaaaaaaaggaGGGTTTTCATGACAAACTTTAATTATAAAAGGGGAAGTTTGCAATTGGGAAAACCTAAGGGAGGAAATTATAATTAGAGTAAAACGACAAAGAGAGGCGCTTATTTGAATGGTGAGAGAGGTTTCTGGAGATTGTTGAATCATTTCAGAGAAGACAGCGATCTTGATCCATGGCTGTCTCTAGCTGCCCTAGGGTTTCCGCCGCCTTCGAGTGCCGTTCCGAACCAGACTTCTGCGGCGGACCTCATCGCCCGGAAGCTTTTGCCTCTGGCGGCCGATTCTCCGGCAAGGCAAGCTCGGTGCCGAGTCACCAAATTTTCGGTGCCTCCGCTCTGTCTTCTTTGATCTTCCGATTCCCTCCGAACTTTGTGCGCCAGCTCAGCACCAAGGCTCGGAGGAACTGCAGCAACATCGGCGTCGCGCAGGTCGTTGCGGCTTCTTGGTCAGCTGACTCggccgccgccgccgccgcctCCGCCTCCGCCGCAGCCGCTGCGTCGGTGGAGGCGTCGGTGGAGGTTTCGGTGGTGGAGAGTAGTGGTAGTGATGTACAGTATGAGGATTTGGCCGATGAGAAGGCCTCATTTTTGGGTTTTGATGGGACCCTTACTATTCATGCTGGTATATATATCTCTCTCTGTTTCCATCCTTCTATTTTGATTCTCCGcttttgtgtttcttttgttttaaggatttgtctttttctttttatgtttaatcTGTGCGTCTTGGTTTTGTTTGGTAGATAGATTTGGTTTCGTTTTGTTGTTTGTAGCGTCCAATTTGACGGATTTAACCATTTTCATGGACATCTGAGATGGTATGGCTTGCCTCAATGGGATTTTCTAGGAAGGGTTGAACTCTCTGGTGAATATAATTAGGAAAGTCAGCCGATTAATTGATTCTTTATCTGGGTTGGAACTCTTgtattttcttggttttgtgGGCTTTTATCTGTAATTCATGCGTCCATTTCTGGTTGACGCCGCCACGCCTAATGGACTTTTGCAGAGCTCAGCTCGCTGGTCTGAACCATGGTCAGAACAAAAAAACTGGCTGACCTGTTGTGTAAAGCCTTGGTCAATCtgtattatttataaaatatatcatcCAAAACAAAAAGTTCCTTTTCTCCCTTTTATCCGTCTCaaagtgcattttttttttgtaatgaaatgAATTTGGCATATTTGTTAAGCCCTTCTTTTTACATGCAtcttgtttattatttattttggggGTTAGCCACTCAGTGATGTTGCCTTTGGTTTGAGCAGGTGAAAGATTAGGTCGCGGCATAGTTACTGATGCAATTACTACCCCAGTGGTCAATACTTCTGCTTACTTTTTCAAGAAAACTGCTGAGCTCATTGATTTCAAGGTATGCGTTCTACTGAAACGAAATCCATTGCTACATCTCATTATTCatttagaaatgaaaagaaTGTGTCTCTGAACTTTTGATAGGAGAAACGCCGGGCAAGTTTTGAATATGGGCGTTATGGAAATCCAACAACGGTGGTTCTGGAGGAGAAGATAAGGTTTACACTCCATTCTAATACTTTTTTGTTGGTAGAACCCATTTGATCCAATTTTTAATGAGGtccttctctctctctggaACAGTGCACTTGAGGGGGCTGAATCAACTGTGATAATGGCATCTGGAATGTGTGCTAGTACAGTTATGTTGCTGGCATTGGTTCCACCTGGTGGGCATATGGTGACAACCACAGATTGTTATAGGAGGACAAGGATTTTTATTGAAACCTTTCTGCCTAAATTGGGGGTTGAGGTATTGTTTTCATCCCCATTTTCTTGATTTACGTGTTAAGTTGTCCGGGTGGGGGGATGGAAGGGATGCAAAGTTGTGTTTGTTATAATGATTTCAATAAATCAGTATATTGTTCAATATATGAACAGTTCCATCATCTCATCGAGTATTTTCCATGTTTAGAAACCTTCCTGTGGGGATTTTTCTATGACAATgtactttttaattttgtaaacttCCATGAGCGCTTATGTTCATAATAACTGAAATGCAGGTAACTGTCATCGACCCTGCTGATACGGAAGCTCTGAAATCTGCACTGGATAAGAACAATGTCAGTATTCAAGATGGTTGTTAGTTTTTCGAAGTTTTCTTTTCAgtaatcatttttcaaatggCAGGTCATACTGAGATGACTGACATTGTCACATGCAGGTTACACTTTTCTTCACTGAGTCTCCGACCAATCCATTTCTCAGATGTGTTGACATTGAGTTGGTTTCAGAGCTTTGCCACAGGAAGGGAGCACTAGTCTGCATAGACAGTACTTTTGCAACACCTCTCAACCAGAAGACCCTTTCTCTTGGGGCTGATCTCGTGCTGCATTCTGCAACAAAATATATTGCAGGACACAATGATGTAGGTCAAATTGCATTGGTGAATGTAGTTGGTTAAAAGAGTAGTTTTAATCAGTCCATAGAGTACCATAATCTTAGCATTAAACAAGCAGATTTCTGTGCCAGGTAATTGCAGGTTGCATTAGTGGTTCTGAAAAGTTGGTTTCAACTATTCGGAATTTGCATCATGTTCTGGGTGGTGTTCTCAACCCGGTGAGTAATCTTTTAGTGTTGTCAGGATAACCTATGCTGTTTTCAACCTTTCTTACACACTGACTACTGGCAGAGATGTGATGTAAATTTGGAACTTGTTAACAATGCAGGCATTATTAATCAGATATATTTTTAGACTTCTAAACTAGATGTTTGTGGTGGTGTGTAAAACATGATGTGCATATGGGTGCTTATGAGTTTCTTTAAGATTTTCCTACAAGGAATTCTTGAAGTTGAAGAACTGTAAATCTTATTTATTCCACTGCAAGTCTTATGCAGCTTGAGCCTGAATCATaataacttgttttttaaatttatttttatcagaaTGCCGCATATCTGATCATCCGAGGCATGAAGACACTGCATCTTCGTGTACAGCAACAAAATTCAACAGCATTGAGGATGGCCAAGATTTTAGAGGCCCATCCTAAGGTGCATTTCAATTCTAGAAATTTCATACTTCACCTcttgtttttctaatttctGTTGATAAAGAACCTACTGTGGCGTTGCTAGTATTACTGAATCTGGCATGTAAACATGTAGGAAGTTTTTGCCTGCAGAATTATGCTGGAATTAAGTATTAGAAGCATCACAATGGTGATGAGATGACGctctatctttaaaaataatttgcagCTAGCACAATCAATGCCCTATAAGTTTTTGTATCTGTCATTATGGAGCTTCATTGGTTATGCGCAGACAGCAAATACGTAGGAGTCATGCCTATGTATATGCATGGGGAAAGACAGTACACTATCATAAAATGAGAAGGCTTTGAATCAGactttatctttatttttattttaaaagaaggCCATCTTTATTGGATTTGCTTCATGCTAAACAATTTATGCATATATAATTTGATAAAAGCTAATAAAACCTTATTTTAGAACATTAAATAGAGACCAtccatattatatttttcaataatagttTTAATGACTCCTAATTTAATATCACCACACCACAACCAACCAAGTCACTACAGACTACCATTAGAGTTGCTACCGCCTACAGCATTTTCAGTCTGTAAATTTAGTGTTTAACTGGATCCGCATTGCAATCACTACTCACTCTGCTGCCACCTCAATGCAGTGAGTAGGAAACCACCACTGCAGGATAACCATGCCTCAAAGCCCATTGCCACTGCCACCTCAGAGCTGGGAATTCCCACCCTTACACCACACCATGATGATGCAGCCCACCACACACCACACCACCCTATGTGACTGCCTTTGTCATGACTTGATCCTCACTAGTAAATACTGTTTGAATAACTTGATCCACAATCATTGATGCCAACTTACCTAGTTTTACCTCTGCTATTTTCATCAGGCCCATTAAACTGCATCAGATCACCACTATAGGGAAATtattaactcatttttctatgTTCCTGAGGTACCTGAAGTTTGTGCATAATTTGCTTGTCTGCCTGTTTATCTCTTTAATTAATTTCTCTTGTACCACATGCTGCTATTTTCCAATTCTCATTGTGCATCTAGTCCATCAAAAGCTGTTAACTTCAATATAAAGCAGTAAGGTTGCAAGAATCCGTATGAAAAATTGCATTCTTCAAAATATAATCATTTACCATCTTAATCTGTGAGACCCTGATTGATAGATCATTGGCAGGTGAAATGCGTCTATTATCCAGGCTTGCCAAGTCACCCTGAACATCATATTGCCAAGCGACAGATGACTGGTTTTGGTGGAGTAGTCAGTTTTGAGGTAAGCATTTGTAACCATTTTCATGTGCTGGTGTGAGGTTGTTCATCTGGAAGTTGGATTTTAAGTGCTTATTGCTATTTAAATTTGCAGGTTGATGGAGACTTAACCACCACCATCAAGTTTGTTGATGCATTGAAAATCCCTTATATTGCCCCATCCTTCGGAGGCTGTGAGAGCATTGTTGATCAGCCTGCGATTATGTCTTACTGGTATTCCCCTTCATTCCTCTCATGTAGTAGCATAAATGAATACCCCTGTTTGGCATTGGTCTCACTGAATAATCACAAGACTTGCACATTGGGTTTCACCTTGTCCTTGTTACTTGGTTCTGATTCTTTTAATTGAATTGTTCGTGCTTTCCAAAACAGGGATCTTAACCAGTCGGAGAGAGCTAAGTATGGTATCCAGGACAACTTGGTTCGGTTCAGCTTTGGAGTTGAAGACTTTGAAGACTTGAAGGCTGACATACTCCAGGCTCTGGAGAGCATATAGGGCGCGGCACCTACAAGTTCTGACACCTTctgttttccttatttttagtGTTctgttttccttatttttagtgttttaataGCTGAATGTTGTCTTCTTTCTTTTGTGGTGGATCATCATGAAACGAATTGATCCCATTAATAACTCAATGCTCCTTCAGGACGatgtttttctttgttgtgGTATTGAAGCTTCCTATTCTTGAACTTGAACGATGGAAAAGcctaaatgaaagaaataaagaggGAAAATGAAGGTTTGGTTAGTAGTAGTATGTCTGATCATTCCAAAACCTTCTTCAATCTAAATTCATGGCCAGGATTATCTATGAAATCACAAAAGCACTccatcaaataaatataaatctaaaatgttttacGGGCTTGATTTGAATGGTCATTGTCACCTTATAATGTTATAATCTACCATTTCTATGAATTTGTCATTGTCACCTTAATAATGTTTCAATGTACCATTTTTATGAAGCGTACCAGCTGTTGTGATCTAGAAGCAGACAAAGAGGGACGGCTTCTGTCACTTACGGCTACTTAGCAGAAGCCATGGAAATAAGTCATTTCGAGAACAGAAAGTCGAAACAAACAATTCTTTCGTCGTCTTCCAACCTTGACTCTACTCTCTGGATCCGGATTTTTCACGTACATTTTCATTGGAGCATTCGATGGCAAGATTagttttataacttttattgtaaaaaataaaatagatttttggaAAGTTAGAATCGTggagtattttatttatttataaaagggaaaacagaatataaaagaaataatacttgcaatttcttattttaaaaagaaattctaTTGACTCAGGTTAGGTTATCCATCCAAAGCGTACAAAGATAAATTGTAACACCTTTTTAAActcaaataaatatgatttctGACCTGTAAAATGTAAACTTTATTCCTTATTTACATGTTAAtaagttaaactttattcattattccttttaaataaaatattattaataagtattattttaaattattattatcatttatttttaaccagaaaaaaattataaagattcTAATATAGTTAAGTTtttaacatatactaaaataatatattttttcttaaaaaatataatttatgattttattataatactaTTATTCATgatttactaaaaactatttattttttaatttatttgtaattacaaactagttttatttttaaattttaatttgtattatataaattgaatttgtaatgtttttataaaaccaaaacaaaaaaattatttttaaaaataacttattcaaataagctttttatttttttatttttaaaaacaatttatcaaacacccttatttttataaaacactacaaaatttatttttatttttaacttaaaaacagtttttaaaaataaattttgaaaaacatggccaaacatatttgataaaactttgaaaattattttctaaaatataaaaaatgggagatatgattattaaaaacattCTGGAAGTATTTATTTATATGCCAAGATCGAGTAATTCTCCTTCAAATTATTTGAAGTGAAAGCATTAGTGAAAACTTTAATGATGAAGTGGTAGAATTTTTGGATGGAAAAATGACGAAATAGTTGGTAACATCATCCGTCGGAAAGATGCCAATCCAAACAGGTATTTTATCCAATCTCAAAGATTCCGAAATTCCTCCTCCCCAACTCCCCTCTCTCTAACCATTTTTGCTCTAGCCTTCTCCCTACGCCTCTTCTTTACCCCACGCCACAGTTGCTTTGCTGGCGGCCACACCGCGATGAAATTCGGCAAGGAGTTCCGGACCCACCTGGAGGAGACCCTGCCGGAGTGGAGGGACAAGTTTCTCTGCTACAAGCCCTTGAAAAAGCTTCTCAAAACCATCCCCACCGCCGCCGATTCGCTTCCTCCACCCCACGACTTTCGCCTCCTTGAAGGCTCCGCCGATGTCGATGACGTCCATGGTCATCATGAGAACAGGCCCTTGATGGACCTCCAAGAATGGTTCGTTCGGATTCTCAACGAAGAGCTCGAGAAGTTCAACGATTTCTACGTTGACAAGGAGGAAGAGTTCGTTATTCGTTTAcaggtttttttctttctttcctttttgtgGGTTTGACTCTATTTTCTGATCGTTTGAAGTTGAAGGGAAAAAGAAACTGCATGCCCATGTAGCCAAATGTAGTTTAATTAGGAAAAAGCTGAAAGAAATTTGTTTCATACGGATTTTTCACGAGGTTTTCACAATTGAATGCACTCACAAATCAACATAATTGATTCAATCCCATTTATTTAACTCTAAATTTTGAGCTGCCGCCGGATTTCGCCATCGTTGTGGTGCTAATCTCGTCTTGGGAATTAGCAACCAAAATTTGGTTATTCAGAGGCTTTTTCTGTAGAACTTTGACTTACTTTGGAGttatatttttacataattACTTGAGCTTGCTACCTGTAAATCCtagttggaaaaaaatattttttttgaagcaGATACAAGCTTATGATGGTGTGCTGCTCCTGCAACTCTCCATAATTTCCCTGAGTTCTTATTTAAATGTTTACTTCAATCACTGCTACAATTGAAAACTTCCCAACATACATACTTTTAGAGAAGTCTTATTCTTGATCATTATTTGGTAGGAGTTGCATTGGACTGGTCCCTTAGAACCAATGATTTGTCCTGGAACCCTGAATTTAATCCTTGAGCCTATTAGATTTCCAAGTTTTCCTGGAAATTTGAACCAAACCCTTCAGAGACTCCAGGGTGTAGATCATCTGGAACAAACCTACACCTGCCTCTCCAACACTGCAACAAAAAACAGGCCAACTCTTCCATACTCTTAAGTTGAATTTATGTTTTGACTGTTACCTTCAATGATGTTCTCAAGGCAGGATATCCAAAGAATAGAACTATCactaatttttctttgtaatccACTTGATGCTTTTGGTCTTAAATTGAGTGcaaatttatcttaaaaaagtatttttcccTGTACAATGGTCCAACTTTCAGTTGATAATCTCCATGATTGTAGTCATTGAGCAGTTTCTGGAGAATGCTGTGAAATTATGTCTTTGTGGCTCTTTATTGATTCTTAACTGCAATTGCTAAAGGAGCTGAAGGAAAGAATTGAACAAGTGAAGGAGAAGAGCATCAAGGGTGGAGTTTTGACGTCAGAGAGTGAGTTCAGTGAAGAAATGATGGACATCCGGAAGGATTTTGTCGCTATTCATGGGGAGATGGTGCTTCTCAAAAATTATAGCTCCCTAAATTTTGCAGGTATAGCTTACTtcacttctttcttttcttctatgtCTAATTTGGGTCAGTCAAGGGCTTTGTCACCATTCATGGGGAGATGGTGCTTCTCAAAAATTATTGTTCCCCAAGTTCTACAGGTAAACTGCTGCTTCATTAATTCTTTTAGTACATGATATCAGTTGATGAACTCTAGATATCAGCAGTTCCTGATCCATTTCCACGTTCTTGCTTCAATAGGTCTggttaaaattctaaaaaagtaTGACAAAAGAACAGGCGGATTGTTGAGTCTGCCTTTCACACAACTGGCTCTTAATCAGCCCTTTTTCACAACAGAACCTCTCACAAGGTTAGTGCGTGAATGTGAGGCCAATCTCGAGCTCCTCTTCCCATTGGAAGCAGAAGTAATTGAATCTACACCCACTCTACGAAATCAGACAAACCAATTGCTTAATGACTTACCAAATCTCTCTTCTGACACACCCTCATCCCTTGGGGAGGAAACGGGGGATATATACCGCAGTACCCTTGCTGCAATGAAAGCCATAAGGGGCCTTCGAAAGGCTAGCTCCACCTGCAACCCATTATCATTTGCATCTTTCTTTGGTAACCAGGATGATGAAAGTGCTGGTGCAGTGACAGCTGAAAACTCTGCCTCCAACTCTTTAGCAACATTACAGAGTGGGGAGGAGGCAGATCAAGAGGATGCAAATTCAAGAAAACAGAATTAGCCTTTTAGGGTGCTTTTGTTTCTTGCTTTGGAACGGTTTCTTGTAATGAGTGGAAACTGACTGGCAGTGTGTACTTTCATTTACTTGTAATAAAGCTGCAACCCTTACATTTAACGTTTTGCTCTACTAGTTAGTTTTGTTCTGTATCTGGATTATTTTTGTAGACTATATAATTATCAATTCAGCAGTTTGTACATTCGATTAGGCTCAAAACCAATGGATTACTTCCCTTTGTGTGAGTACAATAGGCTGCCTTAATATTTACTGTTCCATTCCATTCTCACcaaacaaacaagaaaaaagagaataaaggaaaaaatgaatgatattTTCCATGAAACATAATCTCATCCTGCTTTCTAGCATCCTTTCTATGCTTTTGGTTTCCTATGCATGCTTGCTGGCATAGTTGTCGTCATAGTTGAAAGGCAGAGGGACTGACTTGAATGCCCTGTACTTCCCCACATTGTTCAGGTGCTCATTCTCCAACCTGATCAACTCAACATGAACCTCCCATCTGTGAGAAAAGCAACATTTTGAAGCATAACAGGTTTCCAG
It contains:
- the LOC100267880 gene encoding cystathionine gamma-synthase 1, chloroplastic isoform X2; the protein is MAVSSCPRVSAAFECRSEPDFCGGPHRPEAFASGGRFSGKASSVPSHQIFGASALSSLIFRFPPNFVRQLSTKARRNCSNIGVAQVVAASWSADSAAAAAASASAAAAASVEASVEVSVVESSGSDVQYEDLADEKASFLGFDGTLTIHAGERLGRGIVTDAITTPVVNTSAYFFKKTAELIDFKEKRRASFEYGRYGNPTTVVLEEKISALEGAESTVIMASGMCASTVMLLALVPPGGHMVTTTDCYRRTRIFIETFLPKLGVEVTVIDPADTEALKSALDKNNVTLFFTESPTNPFLRCVDIELVSELCHRKGALVCIDSTFATPLNQKTLSLGADLVLHSATKYIAGHNDVIAGCISGSEKLVSTIRNLHHVLGGVLNPNAAYLIIRGMKTLHLRVQQQNSTALRMAKILEAHPKVKCVYYPGLPSHPEHHIAKRQMTGFGGVVSFEVDGDLTTTIKFVDALKIPYIAPSFGGCESIVDQPAIMSYWDLNQSERAKYGIQDNLVRFSFGVEDFEDLKADILQALESI
- the LOC100267880 gene encoding cystathionine gamma-synthase 1, chloroplastic isoform X1, with translation MAVSSCPRVSAAFECRSEPDFCGGPHRPEAFASGGRFSGKASSVPSHQIFGASALSSLIFRFPPNFVRQLSTKARRNCSNIGVAQVVAASWSADSAAAAAASASAAAAASVEASVEVSVVESSGSDVQYEDLADEKASFLGFDGTLTIHAGERLGRGIVTDAITTPVVNTSAYFFKKTAELIDFKEKRRASFEYGRYGNPTTVVLEEKISALEGAESTVIMASGMCASTVMLLALVPPGGHMVTTTDCYRRTRIFIETFLPKLGVEVTVIDPADTEALKSALDKNNVTLFFTESPTNPFLRCVDIELVSELCHRKGALVCIDSTFATPLNQKTLSLGADLVLHSATKYIAGHNDVIAGCISGSEKLVSTIRNLHHVLGGVLNPNAAYLIIRGMKTLHLRVQQQNSTALRMAKILEAHPKVKCVYYPGLPSHPEHHIAKRQMTGFGGVVSFEVDGDLTTTIKFVDALKIPYIAPSFGGCESIVDQPAIMSYWYSPSFLSCSSINEYPCLALVSLNNHKTCTLGFTLSLLLGSDSFN
- the LOC100262730 gene encoding SPX domain-containing protein 4 — encoded protein: MKFGKEFRTHLEETLPEWRDKFLCYKPLKKLLKTIPTAADSLPPPHDFRLLEGSADVDDVHGHHENRPLMDLQEWFVRILNEELEKFNDFYVDKEEEFVIRLQELKERIEQVKEKSIKGGVLTSESEFSEEMMDIRKDFVAIHGEMVLLKNYSSLNFAGLVKILKKYDKRTGGLLSLPFTQLALNQPFFTTEPLTRLVRECEANLELLFPLEAEVIESTPTLRNQTNQLLNDLPNLSSDTPSSLGEETGDIYRSTLAAMKAIRGLRKASSTCNPLSFASFFGNQDDESAGAVTAENSASNSLATLQSGEEADQEDANSRKQN